A portion of the Cryptomeria japonica chromosome 5, Sugi_1.0, whole genome shotgun sequence genome contains these proteins:
- the LOC131063451 gene encoding pyruvate dehydrogenase E1 component subunit beta produces MASSALVQGFGGFSGLVSPFSSSSPQKRLIIGLSNLQSEQKKSFISVRSDASVSHFSNSVNRASKLVTNAVAVKGESAASPVSSKSGHELLLFEALHEGLDEEMERDPRVCVIGEDVGHYGGSYKVTKGMATKYGDLRVLDTPIAENSFTGMAIGAAMTGLRPIIEGMNMGFLLLAYNQISNNCGMLHYTSGGQFTIPAVIRGPGGVGRQLGAEHSQRLESYFQSVPGLQMVACSTPYNAKGLMKAAIRSENPVILFEHVLLYNLKEKIPDEEYICCLEEAEMVRPGADVTILTYSRMRYHVMQAAKTLVNKGYDPEIIDIRSLKPFDLYTIGNSIKKTHKVLIVEECMRTGGIGASLRAAIIENFWDYLDAPIMCLSSQDVPTPYAGTLEEWTVVQPPQIVTAVEQICQ; encoded by the exons ATGGCAAGTTCAGCATTAGTGCAAGGGTTTGGGGGGTTCTCAGGCCTTGTATCGCCCTTTTCTTCATCTTCTCCACAGAAAAGGCTGATTATTGGGCTCTCGAACCTGCAGTCAG AACAAAAGAAAAGTTTCATCAGTGTCAGATCAGATGCATCAGTTTCTCATTTTTCTAATTCGGTGAATCGCGCTTCCAAGTTGGTCACTAATGCTGTGGCG GTAAAAGGTGAATCTGCTGCAAGTCCTGTGTCATCAAAGAGTGG GCATGAGCTACTTTTGTTTGAGGCTCTCCATGAAGGTTTGGATGAGGAGATGGAGAGAGACCCTCGAGTCTGTGTCATTGGAGAAGATGTTGGTCATTATGGAGGTTCATACAAGGTTACCAAAGGAATGGCAACAAAATATGGTGATTTGAGAGTGCTGGACACACCCATAGCAGAAAATTCCTTCACAGGGATGGCCATTGGGGCTGCTATGACAGGTCTAAGGCCTATAATTGAAGGAATGAACATGGGTTTCCTATTGTTGGCCTACAATCAAATATCAAATAACTGCGGCATGCTTCATTATACTTCAGGGGGGCAGTTTACTATTCCTGCAGTTATACGAGGCCCTGGGGGCGTAGGGAGGCAGCTAGGTGCAGAACATTCTCAGCGCTTGGAATCTTACTTTCAGTCTGTTCCTGGGCTACAAATGGTCGCTTGCTCAACACCATACAATGCGAAGGGACTAATGAAAGCAGCAATTAGAAGTGAGAACCCGGTTATCTTGTTTGAGCATGTTCTTCTCTACAACTTGAAAGAGAAGATTCCAGATGAAGAATACATATGTTGTCTGGAAGAAGCTGAAATGGTTCGACCGGGTGCAGATGTAACCATTCTTACTTACTCTAGGATGAGATATCATGTTATGCAAGCAGCAAAGACACTAGTGAATAAGGGTTATGATCCAGAAATAATTGACATCCGTTCTTTGAAGCCCTTTGATCTGTATACTATCGGCAATTCAATAAAGAAGACACACAAAGTGCTAATTGTTGAGGAGTGCATGCGAACTGGTGGCATTGGAGCTAGTCTCAGGGCTGCAATTATTGAGAACTTCTGGGACTATTTGGATGCGCCCATTATGTGCTTATCATCACAGGATGTGCCCACACCATATGCGGGCACATTAGAGGAATGGACAGTCGTGCAGCCACCCCAAATTGTAACAGCAGTGGAGCAAATTTGTCAGTAG